The window GTGAGGGATGTGTGAGGAGAGCAAAAGTGGAACGGCAGGGAGCAGTGCAGATGGGGCCATCAGTTATAAGAATGGCATTATTAATGTTTTGGGTGGGGAACCTAAGACTGGAATAGCAGGGAGCGCAGAGTGTCTGGCAGCCAGTCTCAGCTGAGGGACTGGCACAAATCTGggtcttctcttctctgaaagacAAGGGGGAGAGCTCTGCAAAGCCTAAATCATGACACTGTGTTTGTGTGAGCAAGGACAGAAAGGGAGATTTGAGGAGATAGTATGAtcttaaattactttttctcttttctctcttctacagTGAACCTCATACCCTGAATCTCCAAGGGAACCTTTATAAAGGATTGTCCCCTCCCTGCCATCTCCTCATTGTTCGTCAGCTCTGCCCTGCGCTTCACAGGGAAGCTTGAAAAAGCACACTGAGCCCTGGAGGGCAGCAAAACAGACAGTGTGGTGAGAATGCCACAGGGTCTTCCTTAGGGAGCTTTCTGAATCCTCCTCCTCACCCTTCATTCCCTGTTGGTGGCTCTCTGGCTGACTTAGCAGGCATCTGGCCACGAGTTTTGCTGAAGGGTATTACACATTGTGCATGCAGCATTCTCGCCATTTCTGTGGGACCTTTGTCCTGCTTCCTGTCTTCTCTGAAACTCTCTGCTAGCCCCTTGCTCAGTGGGACACTGGGCAACAGGTGCTTGCTGGTGTCAAACTCTTTGGAGTCCGAGCAGCCCCTGTTTGTTTGAGGCCTTCACTGGTCCCTGGAGAAGGTGGTCTCTCAGACAGAAGGTGTCCGGGAAGCACACAAAGTAAGGAGAGCTTTTTCTTTGAGGGAAGAGtgaaggaaaggaatgaaatagatggggaggaaaaaaaaaagtgagcatGAGAGACTGAGGGAAGAAGCACTGGCAAGCTttcatgagaaagaaagaaggtggaagaaagaaaaggaaagagaacaacagaaaaaaacaggagaaagagatcaagtgaaaataatataaacgaacaaaaggaaaagggaggacTGAGAGTGAGACAGAGATGCAGGCTGTTCTGCCTCGTGCCTGGTGACAATGCCTTGAGGAGTGCCTGCAGTGTGCGTACGCCTTGCATCAGCGCAGCAGCAGATGAGGAGGGACGTGGTTCCCCCAGTGCGAAGTCTCATTCATCCTCTTACAGTAACCCAGAGGCAGGAACAAGGTGCAGCCTAGCAGGAGGACAGCATGGGGGACTCTGAATCAGAGTCCACCTTGCACAACAATTCACTGTGGTGGCTGGCATGTGGGATGTTAGCCCTGCTGGCTAACTCTTGGATTATCCTCAGCATCACGGCCAAGCAACAGAAACACAAGCCCCTGGAGCTTTTGCTGTGCTTCCTCGCTGGGACTCACATCCTCATGGCAGCAGTACCCCTCACTACATACGCTGTGGTGCAGCTGCGGCGTGAGTCCTCCAACTATGACTGGAACGAGAGCATCTGTAAGGTCTTTGTGTCCACATACTACACCCTGGCACTGGCCACCTGCTTCACAGTGGCCTCCCTTTCCTACCACCGAATGTGGATGGTGAGGTGGCCAGTCAACTACCGGCTGAGCAATGCCAAGAAGCAGGCTCTGCATGCAGTCATGGGGATCTGGATGGTATCATTCATCCTCTCCACCCTGCCCTCCATTGGCTGGCACAACAATGGCGAGCGGTACTACGCTCGTGGCTGCCAGTTCATTGTTAGCAAGATAGGTCTGGGCTTTGGTGTCTGCTTTAGCCTTCTGCTCCTTGGAGGAATTGTCATGGGCTTGGTGTGTGTGGGGATCACCTTCTACCAGACCCTGTGGGCACACAGAAGGCGACGACAGTGCTGCCATCAGAGGCCAGAGGAAGCATCGTCCTGCTCATCAGCACACAACACTTTCAATGTGCCGGCCATCGTGGTGGAGGATGTACGAGGCAAAAGGAGGTCCTCGCTGGATGGCTCCGAGTCAGCCAAGACCTCCTTGCAGATGACCAACCTCATCAGCGCAATTGTCTTCCTGTACGACACACTCACGGGGGTGCCCATCTTGGTAAGCAGCAggttctttctttcccttcacaACATGTAGTTAAACCAGATGTCCATTTCTCTCAGATTTTAAAGAAACTCCATCTTCCATCCACCAGCCAAAACGTTGCCACATCTGAATCTGTGTTATTCTGAGGGACAATTTTAAAAAGGTTGCAGTAGTTCCCTCACCCTTCCACAGGAACATTTTTTTAAGACAAGTCTGAGCTTGGGGAATATGTACCACACCACAGCTAAAACCACTGTGAGAGGTTTTAAGTGGCTAAGAGGAGACTGGAGAGAAAATTATTCTGCAAATGTACAGGGGAATCTACCTTGGTAAAAAGGATGAGATTACTTTTATTCcaatttgtttctgaaaatctgaGGCACCAGCTTTAAAAGCTGTTGCAGagagattatttttccttctgctagtATGTTTGTAGTCAGCATTTAGGTTTTCACTGGCTGGTTTGTTCTCTGCAAAACTGGAGAGCGGAGGAAGTTCTCGAAAGGAACCATTAAGAGAACAGAGGCTTagtcacaattttttttttcctgtggctgtGTCCTTTGTTTGTGCCTTTTTAGCTTAAGCTCTTAATGAGCATAGGGAAGAAGGGATGCTAACACCAAGTCTCATATTAGAGAGATCACAGCTCAGAGTATGCTCCAGCAAACCTGCAGAAACATcccaagaacatttttttcaaaggcGTGTGCATACTAACTTGACAAACCCTTTAATGACAGATTATATTCTACTACAGAGGTGgctcctgttttccttcttctgtctgCATGTCTGCCTTCTTTCACAGTCttgtttctctctcctccttcaaAGGTTGTGAGCTTTTTTAGCCTGCGCTATGACACGGCACCCACTTGGATGGTCCTGGCTGTGCTTTGGTGCTCCATGGTGCAGACTCTGCTGCTCCCCTCTTTCATCTGGTCCTGCGAGCGCTACCGAGCAGATCTCCGCACCATCTGGGAGCAGTGTGTGGCTATCATGTCTGAGGAAGATGGAGATGATGGTAAGCCCCTCACCACCCCTCAGTCACCTCTTCAGTAACCCCATTCCCAAAAGACTACAGAGGAGAGAGTTGCCTTCCTTGGGAAAAGGACGTAACGGCACTGGGAGAGATATGGGTGGCTGTATGGGATTTGTGTTAGAGCCTGAAGGCAACAACCATGAGAAAATGTATTCTGGAGAAGGGTCTGACATTTACTTGCTGCCTTAGCACTCACTAGCATCCCAGAAAATCTGTGCAACATCCTTCACAGTAGATGTGAAAGATGTGTAGCTGTCAAACCATAGCGAAAGACACAGCAGCCCTCAGGCCAACCAGCTGATCCAAAGGTCCAAGTCCTGGCAGGGAAGGATTCCAAAGTGGGACAGAAAAAATAAGGCGTAAGGCAGTCTCTGTGTCCTTTCTGctggaagcagaaagcagaggtcCTTGTTCAGACATCAGTCCTGATGGCTGCAAGTAGGGTGGCACAGGTCAGGTGTTAGGATGACATCCGCGTGTACTGATAATGCTCACCTTCTGACTGCCATACTCCTCTTTGCCAACAGATGGTGTGTGTGATGATTATGGGGATGGCAGGATCTGCAAAGTAAGATTTGATGCCaatggtgctgcagctgtgaagcGGGACTCTCGGGACATCAAACTGCTGCCAATGCACCACATGTTGTTGCCCCAGGACAAGGTGCATTATCTGCAGGTGAGCTGAAAGCTAGTAGTGCAGACCCATAACCTACTTCATTCTCTGCCCATCTCCTACGTTCGTGTCCTTTAGGCACTTCCCTCAGCAGGCCTCAAATActccccttcttttctccaagtcTTTCATTGCCTGCCTCCTTCTCCATCACCCAGGTCCCTATCTCACGGAGGATGTCACATGATGAGACTAACATCTTCTCCGCCCACCGCTCCGCTCCATCCTTCCTACACAAGTGGTCTTCATCTGATGACATCCGCATTTCCACCCTCCGCAAGCCTGGAGGCCCTGGATTCTTGCCTCCTCAGCTACATGACTACCAGCACCGCCAGCAGCCCCCAGAAGATGAGCTGACATCTCTACGGCAGTTTTTGGAGGGCGGGCTGGTGCCCCGGGGGTCCAGCTCCAGTGCCTGCTTCTTCCGAGATGAGATCACCACGTTCATCGATGAGACACCACAGCCCACCCCAGTCTGCAGCCCACGGCACTCCCGTCTCCCAATTGCAGCATGCCGCGATCGCCGCCTCTCGCTCggcagcagagaggaggagagcaCCAACCGGCCACGGTGCTGCTCTCTGGCTGGCAGTGAGGCCTGGCATCTGCAGGATGAGGAACAGGCACCGCGTGAAAGGACCCCTGAGGCCTGTGAGGCACAGCCCCTCCAGGATCCCAAATTATGAGAGACAGCATCAGAAACATTCAGTgccatcattatttttaaataaaacttcaaaCCTCCCCCTTGTCCCGGGACTTGATTACTAACTGACATTCTCATCTTTCTCGCCAGCAGGCAGGAAACATGGCACTCCATGGTAAGAGAAGTGTAGCAGATCTGCAGAATGGAGCTCCACAGACACGGACAGCCTGTGCCTGCCCTCAGGTTACAAATACCCACCGCTGCAACAGCCACTTGGCACCCTTGGCAGTCTTGTCCTTTTGTGAACTCCACCCTTGCATTCGCTCTGCCCTAAGAGACGAGGCAAGCACAGAATGGTATTAAAATTCTATATTTGAAGTGTCAACCGTgtgtctgtttttaaaataatatattagtaataattttgtttccatagaaacaaaATGATTGGCCCAGTGTTTAATGAAGATTCACTGGCTTCTGGAAGGGAAATGCCAAATGTGTGGGGCGCACTTCCTCTCTTGTTAGTGTATCTGGGAGGCAGCAGATGCCCCGCAGCCCACGGGAGGGTACAGCGCCCATACTGAAGAGTCATCATTTGGAGAGGGGGTGAAAAGATTCTATCTCCATTGCAATGGAGACCTAGGCTGCCTACAACTAAACAGGAGCTGCCTCTGTGATTTTTGAAGTAGTGTTGTTTTGAAAACTTAAATCCTCTCCAGAAAGACCCTGACTCATGAAGTCGTGTTTCCACTGGTGCAATCTGCTGATTCCAGTGCAAACTTCATGACTTTGTACAAAACACTGTAGTCCAAACTTCTcagccaggcagcagccagctcagGAAAGCTGCCAGAGCCTCTGCATGCAGGGCTCCAGGCTTCCACACCACCAAAGCTGGGAACAGTGAGGGCTAAATCAAGCTTGTGCTCTGCTCAAAACTCTTGGAAGAGAAGTGTGGTGGTATGTTGGAGATGAGACTTCTCCTTCCTCATGCTGGTTGAAGCTGCAGCCACAAGTGAATGGGATAGCTGCATGAGAGAGACTGGCAGGTATGTTGTCTTTCACCAGCCAAGCACTCCACCACACGACGGAAGCTTCTGAACTGTAACAGGTCGATGTGTGTCCTGCAGGGGTTCTCATAAACATGCTTCAACCTCTTCAGCGCCTTTCCGTCAGAGGGCCGAGGTCCCCCGGCCTGAAGGAAGGGTCAGGTTAGCCGTGGCCTGGTGGATGTCCGGACGCAGAACCGCAGCAGGCCGTGTcagggctctgctggctgcacgGGCCCAGCCCGGGGTTGGTCCAAGCGCCCGTGAAGAGCGGGCAGGTCTGCAGCACCGCTCCCAGGGCCCGACACGAGCGGACGGCGGCAGCACAACGACGGGCGGCTCTCGGCTACCACACACAGGGCGCGGGCCGAGCGGGCCTAGCACGGGCCCCTGCCCCGTTACTCCTCCCGCAGCGCCGGAGCCCGCTCACCGCCCGGCCCCCTGGGTGTGTCCAGCCGGGGCCGCCAGTGCCTCCACCCGCTCGCAGACCCCCGTCGCCTCCCGCTCCTCCTCCCGCTCGGCGGCTCGGCCATGGCCTCGCTcgtctgcctcctcctcctcctcctgctccccgCCGCCACGTCCTCGGTCGCGGGCCGCCTGGTGCCCTACGACCTGCTGTACGCCGACGGCGTGCGGGCGTACTTCGCCCGGGACTGGGGGCGGGCGGCCGAGCTGCTGCAGCGCGCCCTGTACAGCTacgcggggctgcgggcggcccgTCTCGCCTGCCGGGATGCCTGCCTCCGAGAGGCCGCCTTTCTCGGCGAGCCGCCGGCCGCGGGGCCCTGGGAAGCCGCCCTCTTCGACCGGGTGCTGCAGCGTGCCGACTGCCTGCAGCATTGCCTGGGGAGCCGGCTGGGCGCCGCGCCCTCCGCGCACCGCGCCAGCCTTGTTATCCAGCGGGACTTCGAGCGGAGAGAGCCCTACAACTACCTCCAGGTGGCCTTCTTCCAGGTGGGCCTGCCCtcggggccggggggcggcaGCCCCGGGGAGGGAATAGGTGGTGCCGCAGCCGGGCTCGGAGAGCGGGCTGGAGATCCCCTCATGCACGCTGCtgtgggagagcagcacagggcatcTCACCGTGTGGGCAAACCTGGGTGACAGCCTGGTGCCGCCGTCACAGAGCTTAgtgggagcagctgtgcagagggGTGGGCCCGAAGAAAAGCAGGAGTGACATGcacagcctttttttctctgcagctgaagaAGCTGGACCAGGCAGTGTCTGCTGCTCACACGTTCTTTGTCGCCAATCCCCAACACCTCCAGATGCGTGAGGACATAGAGAAATACCGGCGTATGTCAGGGGTGAAGTCAGACAATTTCCGAGACCTGGAGGCCGCACCGCACTGGGTGAGGGTCCAATGCAGAACCAGACATCAGCAGCTCATACCACATTGTAGGGACCAGTGTGCGGCCCTGATCTGTTCCCACATGAGGTCCATGGCTTGAGACGAGACGTGCGTGCTTCAGTGAGGGCACGCTACTGCGATTATGGCACAGACATTTTGTGGTGACAGTTTTTGTAAGCTGCGGGGCTTTGGAGTAGTACATTTGGCCCCAGTCCAGTGGAATGGCTGTCACTGCATGGTGGGCTGTTCGTGATCCAGGCGGGCCCCTAGGTGTCAGCACCATCCTGAGAGTGACTCAGTCTCAGGGAGTCCTTTGGTGTCACCCGCGCTAATGAGGAGCCTGGATCTGTCTTCTGCAGGAAGCATATGAGGCTGGTATGCAGCATTACAATGCAGATGAGTACGTGCAGGCTGTGGACAGACTGGAGGAGTCACTCAGAGAGGCACTGTCAGCACTTGAAGAGTGTCGTGCTCTGTGTGAAGGGCCGCTggaggatgaagaggaggaggatttGCAGCCTGGCCTGTATGAAGCCATTGCAGGTAGTGTTAGAGGCCCAGAGGGATGGGTAAGAAAGCCATTATTCCTACAGTGGACACGCCTCATTTTCCAGTGCTCCTGTCTGGCTGTCGGAGCTGCTGGCTTTCATGCCTCTCTTTCTTGCAGCCCATTATATTCAGGTGTTgaagtgcaggcagcagtgcgTCCTTGAAATTGCCACAAAGCCAGGGTGGATTTCTGCCACAGAAGATTTCATACCGTCTCATCTTGATTTACTGCAGTTTGCATATGATCAAGGTGAG of the Gallus gallus isolate bGalGal1 chromosome 1, bGalGal1.mat.broiler.GRCg7b, whole genome shotgun sequence genome contains:
- the GPR162 gene encoding probable G-protein coupled receptor 162 gives rise to the protein MGDSESESTLHNNSLWWLACGMLALLANSWIILSITAKQQKHKPLELLLCFLAGTHILMAAVPLTTYAVVQLRRESSNYDWNESICKVFVSTYYTLALATCFTVASLSYHRMWMVRWPVNYRLSNAKKQALHAVMGIWMVSFILSTLPSIGWHNNGERYYARGCQFIVSKIGLGFGVCFSLLLLGGIVMGLVCVGITFYQTLWAHRRRRQCCHQRPEEASSCSSAHNTFNVPAIVVEDVRGKRRSSLDGSESAKTSLQMTNLISAIVFLYDTLTGVPILVVSFFSLRYDTAPTWMVLAVLWCSMVQTLLLPSFIWSCERYRADLRTIWEQCVAIMSEEDGDDDGVCDDYGDGRICKVRFDANGAAAVKRDSRDIKLLPMHHMLLPQDKVHYLQVPISRRMSHDETNIFSAHRSAPSFLHKWSSSDDIRISTLRKPGGPGFLPPQLHDYQHRQQPPEDELTSLRQFLEGGLVPRGSSSSACFFRDEITTFIDETPQPTPVCSPRHSRLPIAACRDRRLSLGSREEESTNRPRCCSLAGSEAWHLQDEEQAPRERTPEACEAQPLQDPKL